In Embleya scabrispora, the DNA window CTCGTTGCCGCGCTCGGCCAGGGCTTCGCCGAACTGCCCGACCCCGTGCCGGCCGAGGAGATTCATCCGCTCCTGGCCGAGCGGTCCCGACTGGCGCCGGACACCGTCGAGTTCGCGCCGTCCGCCGGGTCGCTCGCACTGGCCAACCGTTCGCCCGAAGCCCGTCCGCCCACCCTGCGTACGGCCGTTCGTCGGCTGAAGGCGGTCTCCCCACGCGGTGGCGGCGCGGCCGGGACGGGAGTCTCGGCGTTGTCCGCGGTGCCACCCAACGGGATGACTCCGGCGCAACGTTCCGGCCTGCGCGGTTCGGGCGTGGTCGGTGGCGGCGTCGTCGGCGACGGTGTGGTCGAGCCCACCCACCGCGAGCCGTCGGGGACGGCCGCCACCCCCGTCCGGCAGCACGAGGAACCGGGCGTCGGCCGCCGGGCATTGGGCCTGGTCCGCTCGGCGCTCTCCTCCGGGCCGGACGACGAGCCCGAGGTCCCGGGGACCAGCCTGCGCGACGCACTCCGCGCCGGCGCCGCCCGGCCCGGCAGCCCACCCCTGCGCCGCCCCGCCGGCAAGGATGGTACGCCGACGCCGAACGCCCGCACCGGCGGCGCCCCGTCCGGCCGATCCCAGCCCCGCCCACCGGCCAACGCCGCCCTCCTGGACCGCGAACCCGAGTTCCCGGGCCCGGCGACCGGCGTCGGCACGGACGGTGTCGGCACGCGGGGCATCGGCACGCAGGGCATCGGCACGCGGGGCGTCACCTCGCACGGCGGCGGCACGCGCGCCGCCGTCAGCACCGGCCCGTCGAGCGGCCTGATGCGCCGCGCGACCACCGCCGGCACGCCCGGCTCGACGTCGTCGTCCCACCCCGCGACCGATGCCGGGCCGCAGCGGCGCCGGACGGGTTCCGCGCCGCATCCGCAGCCCGAGGCGCCGCCCCCGCCGCTCCCGCCTCGGATAACCGTGCGGATCCAGACCGACGCGGGCGCCCTGACGCCGACTCCCACGCGCCGCCCACCGGCCACGAGCCCCACCCAGCTGCCCCCGGCGCTGGCCCCGCAACGCGGCATCGGGCCGAATCGACCGATGTCGATGCCGGTACGCGGTCGAGCCGTCGGCCCCACCCCCGCCCGCCGCGCGCTGGCACAAGGGGCCACGGCGGCGGGGGCATTGGTCCGACCGGTGGACGTCCTGCCCACGTACTGGAACGAGTTGGCCGCCATCCGGCACGCGGCGGACACCGGGCGCGGCATGGAGGCGTGGCACAAGGCCGCCGAACTCAGTATGCGCATGGAGAAGTTGGTCGGCCCCACGCACCCGGGCACACTGGACGCACAGGCGATGTTGGCGTTCGTCAGCGCCGGCCTGGGCCGGGTCGCGGACGCGATCCTGATCTACTGCCAGGTCGCCGAACGCGGCGCCGAGGCGGTCGGCCCGCAACACCCGAGTACGATCGCCGCCGCCGACAACGCGCTCAAGGTGTGGCTGCGGGTGACCGATGCCCGGGAGGCGGTCCGCCTGGGGCCCGCCGTGGTGGCGATGCGCGAACGCGTCCCGGGCCCGGCCGAACGCGGCCTCCACAATGCGCGGGCGCACCTGAACCGGATGCGCTTCATCGTCGACCCGGCCGCGGCGGAGCCCCGCCCCCACCCCGAGGCCCCGGCCGACCCGCGCGTCGAGGGCCGCCCCGAGCCGAATCCGGATCGCCGGCCGAGCACGGTCCGGGACGCACCGGTCCGCCGCAGGCACGCGAAGACCTGAAGCCGGTCCGGGACGACCCGCCCCCGACCGCCGAAGGCCGCACCCCCTCGATCCCCGCCCGACGCCACGCAGTTGCCCGAGACGACGCAGGCCGGCACCACCCACCGACCGCCGAGCCCCCACCCCTCAGCCCGGCGGCGTGCCCGCCTCCCCATCCTCACTCGCGCCATCCGCCGGCCACACCGACCCCTCGGCCCCTTCGGGGTCACCCCCGATCGCCCATCCCCCGGAGTGCTCCGCCGGCCCGAGCCGGAACGGACCGTCAAGCCCGTCCACCCCCTCCCCCAGCACGATCACACCGTGCCCACCCCGTCCGCAGCACCCACCGCGTGCACCCGAGCCCGAGCCCCCGCCCTCGCCCGACGCAGCCGGGCCGTCCGGGCCGATCCGCCGGGCCTCGGCGTACCAGTGCCCGAGCGAGCGGGCGAAGTCCGGGTCGCGCTCGGCCCGTAACGCCAGCGCTCCCGCGAGCGCGTATGCGCGGGTGTACGCCCGTAGCCCTCCCGGCGCCTCGTGCCCGAGCAGGGTCAACTCCAGTTCGCCCGTGGGCACCGGCGCCGACCGATGCGGTACGTCCCCGTCACACCGAGCCCCCGACGCGGCCGACTCACCCACCGCGCTCGGACCGCCCGACCCGCCCGACTGCGACGCCGCCGCACCCGACGCCCGCGACTGCGGTATCCCTCCGGATCCGGCCGCCGGCGAGCCCTCCGTGCCGGGCCGGCCCGTGTCCGGCAGCGGCTTGCGGACGAGTTCGACGAGGCGGGTCCAGGCCAGTCGGCCGGCGTCGCCGCCGGCCCCTGCGGCAAGTCCGCTGAGCAGGTCCACCGGGATCGATTCCACGCGATACCCCTTGCATTGGGCGATAACGGTGGCTCCACCGTAGAACGCGACCGCGAGCCGCGGGCCCGAACCGTGTGCGCAAGTATTTCCCAATCGATCACCCAAGTTCGGCAAAATCATCCAGATTTGTCCTCCACGCCGCACCCTGGGTGCACCACGCCCCGCGTACGCCGCCACTCGCGTGCCACCGAGACCCTCCGCAAATCCGACCTTGGGGTCACCTCCACCCCGCCCCGGCCCACCACCCGACGCGTCCGCCCAGGTACGGCCACCCGCATCACCCCGGAATCGAAACCCGTTCCATTTCTTGCCGATCGCTCTGGTAGCGCGCTACCGGCCGGTACTAAGGTCACTCCACGCGTTGGCCCAGGGGGGCGTCCCTTCCCCCTGGCCCGACGTCCGCGCACGGCCGTGTTCCCGCACCCCAGTACCTCGATAGACCCGCGCTCGTCGAGGAGGCCGCATGTCTTCCAGCACGTCCCCGTCGGATGCGCCCGCCGGCAGAGATCCCGAACCCCCGCCCCCGGCACCCCCCACCCGGCTGCCCGCGATCGTGCACGGCCTGTGGTACCGGCAGTTGCACCGCTACCCGGCCAACGGGCCGCGGATCCTCTACCTGTCCATCGTGGTCGTCGCGTCGGTGATCCTGTACTACGAGCTGTACATCCAGTACGCGGTCTCCACGCTGCTGATGCACGAGTACGGCATGACCTTCATGTACGCGACGATGATCTCGGTCGTCGGCAACGCGGTCGGCGCGTTCGCCTCGCTGCTCGCGGGACTCGCCGACCGGTGGGGGCGGGCCAACCTGGTCGTGTACGGCCTGCTGCTCACCGGTGCGCTCGTCCTGTTCGCGCTGCCCAACGCGCCGAGCAAGGGCTGGTTCATGTTCTTCATGGCCCTGGTGAACGTGGTCGAGGGCATGGCCCTGGTCGCCACACCCGCGCTGATCCGCGACTTCTCACCGCAGGTCGGCCGGGCCGGCGCGATGGGCTTTTGGACGCTGGGGCCGATCATCGGCAGCCTCGTGGTCACCACGGTCAGCAGCAACACGCTGGACTCCAGCAGTTGGCAGACCGAGTTCCGCTACGCCGGCATCACCGGCCTGGTCGTATTCGTGGTCGCGCTGTTCGGCCTGCGCGAGTTGTCCCCGGCGCTGCGCGACCAACTCATGGTCTCGCTGCGGGACAAGGCGCTGATCGAGGCCAAAGCGCGCGGCCTGGACGTCGAGGCCGCGCAGAAGAACCACTGGCGGCAGATGATGCGCCTCGACATCCTCGCGCCGGCGCTCGGGATCAGCCTGCACCTGATGTTCTACTACACGGTCGTCGGCAACCTGGTCGTCTACTACTCGACCGTCTACGGGTACTCCGAGCAGCGGACCAACGCCCTCGCCAACTGGTACTGGGGAGCGAACGCGATCGCGCTCGTCGTGGCCGGCGTGGCGTCCGACCTGACCCGGGTGCGCAAGCCGTTCATGATCGCGGGCGGCGTGGGCACGGTGGTGTTCACGTACCTGTTCGCGCTGACCACGGACCACCCCGACACCGGCTACTACACGTTCGCCTGGCTCCTGGTCGGCATCGGCGCGAGCAGCGGGATGGCCTGGGCACCGTGGATGGCCGGGTACACGGAAACGGTCGAGAAGCACAACCCGGCGGCGACCGCGACGGGGCTGGCGGTGTGGGGCTGGATCGTTCGGATCGTGGTGTCGGTGTCCGCGGTGTTCACGCCGGTCATCGTCACCTCCGCGACGCCGCTGGTGAACCACGGCGAGGAGGTGGTCGCGGCGCAGGCGGACGCGGGGGCGGCGCTGGAGTTGGTACAGAAGGACCCGGCGCTCTTCATCCGGATGTCCGAGTATCCCAACCGCGCGGCGATCCCGATCGAACTCCAGGTCAAGGCGTTGCAGCTGGCCGGGGGCGACCTCGCCAAGCTGAATCTGGTCGAGCAGAAGCAGCGGTCGCTCGCCGTACTGATCGACCACGGCGAGGAGGTGCGAAAGGCCAAGGAGCGCACGAGCGACGAGTGGATGCGCTGGTGGCGGCTGACCCTGGCGTGTCAGGCGCTGTTCGTCCCGAGCGTGCTCGTGATGGCGGGGCGCTGGAGTCCGCGCAAGGCGCGGAAGGACGAGGCGGCGCACGCACGGCGGGTGGAGGAGGAATTGGCCGCACTCGCGGCGGACGGCGCGCCGGGGGTGGCGCGACAGCGGACCTGATCCGCCGGGGCCCGGACATGCCGAGGGCCGGCGCGCCGCACACGAAGTGCGGTGGCCGGCCCTCGGTCGTGCCGATCGGTGAAGATCAGAGGCGGTTGATGTTCTCCGCCTGGAGGCCCTTCTGGCCCTGCACGACGTCGAATTCGACGGCTTCGCCCTCGATGAGCTCACGGTAGCCGTTGCCCTGGATCGCGGAGAAGTGAGCGAAGACGTCGTCGCCGCCACCGTCCTGCGCGATGAAGCCGAAGCCCTTTTCCGAGTTGAACCACTTCACGGTTCCGGTAGCCATAATTTTCTCCCTACATGTGGGCCGATGAACGAATCCACACTTCGTGAATCCGGGCGTCGCCGCGTTTTTCGCCCTCATTTCGGAAGCTACCGAAATGCAAAATGCGCCCGTAGTGAACAGCTCTACAGGCGCACTCAGAAGATGATGCGAACCACAACTGCAACAGGCTCAAGACTAACACAGCCGCAGACCAAGATCGAGTCCCACCACAATCCGCCCACCCACGACCACTCCACCCCCACCTTGCCCACCCCCACACCCCCTCCTGACCACCCACCCCACACAACACGCCCCCGAGGCAAACCAACGCAAGGCCAGACGGCCGAGCGGGGCCGAGCGTGCAGAGCCTGGACGGAGCGGGGCCGAGGCCAAGCCAGGGCGAGACCGGGCAGGCAGGGCGAAGCCGGGCGAGGCGGGGCGAAGGGGGGCGAAGCCTGGGCCGAGCGGGGTCGAGACAGGTGTTGGGCCGGGCGAGGCTGAACCAACCCTGGCGCGCACCACCCCGCCCGGTAGGCCTCGGCC includes these proteins:
- a CDS encoding MFS transporter — protein: MSSSTSPSDAPAGRDPEPPPPAPPTRLPAIVHGLWYRQLHRYPANGPRILYLSIVVVASVILYYELYIQYAVSTLLMHEYGMTFMYATMISVVGNAVGAFASLLAGLADRWGRANLVVYGLLLTGALVLFALPNAPSKGWFMFFMALVNVVEGMALVATPALIRDFSPQVGRAGAMGFWTLGPIIGSLVVTTVSSNTLDSSSWQTEFRYAGITGLVVFVVALFGLRELSPALRDQLMVSLRDKALIEAKARGLDVEAAQKNHWRQMMRLDILAPALGISLHLMFYYTVVGNLVVYYSTVYGYSEQRTNALANWYWGANAIALVVAGVASDLTRVRKPFMIAGGVGTVVFTYLFALTTDHPDTGYYTFAWLLVGIGASSGMAWAPWMAGYTETVEKHNPAATATGLAVWGWIVRIVVSVSAVFTPVIVTSATPLVNHGEEVVAAQADAGAALELVQKDPALFIRMSEYPNRAAIPIELQVKALQLAGGDLAKLNLVEQKQRSLAVLIDHGEEVRKAKERTSDEWMRWWRLTLACQALFVPSVLVMAGRWSPRKARKDEAAHARRVEEELAALAADGAPGVARQRT
- a CDS encoding cold-shock protein — encoded protein: MATGTVKWFNSEKGFGFIAQDGGGDDVFAHFSAIQGNGYRELIEGEAVEFDVVQGQKGLQAENINRL